The segment CGACGATCTTTAGTTGTACACAGCGGAGGCCTCTTCTAGGAATGTTTTTAATGTTCTTCTAGCCGTTTTAATTTCCGTCAACTTTTCCGCGACGCTGACGAGACGATAAGGGTCGAATGGCAGCGAAGTTGCAAAAATTTACAATTTCAAGGCGCACACGTTGCATCCGCGTATTCGCAAATTAGCATCGATGACAGTTGGCGGTCGAAAGGACGAAATAAGTCGGGCATGGAAGGTGGAGTACGCAACAAGGTGCCCAATTTCGAACCGCCAGTCGCGTGAATAACTATTCGGTTTCTCGACGTATTCTCGACGACCAACTTTTACAATTTCCTTTCAAAGTATCTTCTCAAGATGAACGTCTCGTTTATCCTCGTTTTGACTGTGGTTTTTAGTGGATTGTTGTGTTGTGTGCCTCCCATTGACGCGGTTCCAGTCCCGTTCCCGAATCCAGGTACGTTCCTCGGAGTCTCAGAGTGTCCTGCAACCACAAAATGATCGAGATAATTATTCATTTTGTGGGAGCTTACTTCTGCAAGCAAACTTCTTGCAACATTTAAGTAATTTGGTTTGTACAAATTTATTGCTCCCGTCGAGCATCAATTTCTATGCTACGATTTTCAGAGACGCATTTATCGTTGGAGGACTCCAATGGCGGATTGGAGGACGAATCCTTATCGAAAGTATGGAACGATACGTTGACTTTACAGTCGAGCCTATCAACCATAATGAAAATCGTGATGACCAAATTTTGTACAATTCCTGAATCGAGCGACGAACCGATCACGTGCTTTGGACGAAGTCTACTTCCTTTGAAACATTCGTTGCTTAGATCGATCCTCTCGTTCTTGAACTCGTCGATCGATCTTTTAATGGATATTTACAACGAGAACGTCGATAGCACTGTTAGCGGAAGACGTCGAAGAATGGCGGATAACGACACCACGATGGCGGTCAATAGCCTGGTGCAACTATTGACCCATCCAGAAGGTTTCAGTTCCCAGAATCTGATGGCGATCGTGATGGACCTGATAAAGTGGATATGGAAATGTCTGTCCACGCAAGGGCTACCACAATTGCACGACACGCTCGAGGAAGTGAAGAACTCAGGGGATATTACCCTTAAAGGGCAACAGCTCATCGGTGTCTACAACATCGCCTACTCGTTGCTCGAGAAATTCGATCTCATTGGTAATCAATAAACTAGAAGCGTTCGGGATCATTGGTCGAGATTTTAAGAAACTTAGAATAAGGTAAAAACAAGTTTGGAAACTACAGTTTTCTATCAGGACTTAATAAAACTGTCGTAAAGCATCATTTGATTCCTTCTTTGACCTCTGACCCTCGGTTTTTTAACTGCCTCTATTATGTGTGCTTATTGGAAGATATACAAAgtgttcgaccacacctgggaaaaattttaatgtgggattctagaggccacaataagacgaaaatcaaggataccaatttgttgatggaggcttcgttaaaaagttattaacgtttaaagttctgcccgtactgaatttttttctcgaaaatgcgcaggatttcgggggtacgtctattcaccaaaaatgattgtgattgacccttacagctaacaatatttttttcagaacgatttggaatttttttttttccgtcgaaaaatttcacatcttttcgattttttttcttgaaagtaggtaggttttcgagggtatgtctaatgaccaaaaattattgtaattgacccccacagttaacaatatttttttcagaacgatttgaaatttttttttttcgtcgaaaaattttacacattcccgaatttttttcttgaaagtaggtaggttttcgaaggtatgtctaatgaccaaaaattattgtaattgggccctacaactgaaaagaatttttttaaaacgatttgaaaaattttttttccgccgaaaaatttgtccaccttcctgaatttttttctcgaaagtggataggaattcgggggtatgtctattcaccaaaaatgattgtaattgatccccgcaaccgaaaataatttttccagaacgatttgaaatttttgaatttaattgttaatagctttttaacgaagcctccatcaacaaattggtattcttgattttcgtcttattttggcctctggaatcccccattcaattttttcccagggatggccgaacaccctgtatactaatgGAAGattggtcgagcgcttgcgaaagGAACGGTCCTTCTAGTGACGAATACAGGAAGCAATGGACTCCATATGGTTAACACGTTAACCGCCATGCCAGTTTTCCATGTCCAAAGATGTCCACAACATTTGTTCAtacatagaaatattcgataattcaatggtgaatttgttattttacaatATATCAAGTTAAAGTAGCCTTATTTTCAAGCATTAGTTCCTGTTCCTCCGTTGTAAACGATATTGCAACACGTTGTAAGTTTAATGTGCCGGTTACCGGTGGCCACCGCGGCAACCAACGCGTTAACAGCGCTCCACTTCCGTTACATAACAATTTATTAGAGTTTGTGTGAGTATCTAGCCTTGTGGTTGCTATAACAATCAAGTACGCAGTACATATTTGGAAATCGATTGGTTTGGTGTCCTGTTTTCGTTCAAGTACAATGACGTATCGCGAACACGGCGATAAGGATTGAATCATCGAGCGCGGAACTCATTTGCAAATTCGTATCGATAACCACCACCTATCGAAAGGACGAGCCGTGTCGTACGTGGAAGGTGGAGAACACCTTAAAGATCCCCGAGCCCGAGCGACAATTCGTGTCAAAAAGTTCTCGACGGTCATCCAGACTATCTCGAACGTTCACCAGGTGCGACAAACGTGCAATTTCCTTCTCGAGCTACTATAACGATGAAAACTTCGCCGATCCTTGCGTTAGTGGTGGTCCTTTATGGACTCTCGTGGTCAACATCCATCGACGCGAGTCCCACACCCAGTTCTATCACAGGTACGTTTCCCAAGGTCTCGAAAGACACCTGAAAATTTCCACTAGAAATTATTTTGCAAATACATTCTCCATCGatgataaaaataatatacgAGTCCCGACTTTTAAATGTAACATAGAAGACTGAAAGTCATAATAAGAGGCAATTAACACGATTAAGAAACTAACGTAGATTAGTGTGTAAGGACAGTTCAGCCTTACAGTTTGTAAACGAATATTACGGATAATAGTTGTCGAAATGTATTTCACAAAAACGAATTgttgtaatatatagattgtatgcaaCAGGGTATGTCAATATGAGTCACGCGTGTTTGACAAACGACGGACAAGTGGCAACGAAACCACCGATAAGACGTAgcattacatacagggtgttcggccactcctaggaaaaattataatgggggattctagaggctaaaataagacgaaaatgaagaatatcaatttcttgacaaatttcaaatcgttctggaaaaattatttttggttccgggggtcatttacaatcatttttaatgaatacaaacatacttccaaaatcctatccattttcgagaaaaaaaatcagtacgggcggaactttaaacgttaattatactttttaacgaagcctccatcaacaaattgatattcttgattttcgtcttattttggcctctagaatccccccattcaaatttttcccagaggcagccgaacaccctgtatataaattattgttaaacAACCCGTAATGTTCTCAGTTTACGACATATTGCGATCACGCAAACTGTAACATTTTCTTTATTTACGTGTGAGTTTAAGTTTTTAAAATTGATGAATGATCTTTCATCCTTGAACCAACGTTTTTCAGGGCTCGAATTAATCGATGACGCGAGGAGCATCATTTCGTTGCTGTGGAACGATGCGTCCAGCTTCAGAAGAACCGTGATGTCCTACGTCGAAGACCTCGAGTCTAGGCTCACCACTGTACCCAGGGAAATCATGACAAATATTATACAATACTTGAGAGCTCTATTCGAACAGGTCGTTTCTTTCTTTGGCCTGTCGGGCAATACGCTTTTGGGATTCGACGTAAGCAACACTTCTACCAGCGGAAAACGTCGAAGAAGCATAGTAACCGGGATTGTATACCCGACTAACAACTTGCTGGATCGATTAACCTAAATCCAAAGTTTCGGGACTATTATAATAATCAAACGTAAAACTGTTGatttatgtaaaaatataaataaaaatatctcaGTATAATCCCTTCTTCGATTTTTAATTTCCTGGACACTCGTAcagagacgccattttgttccTTTGAAACAAATTCCCAACTCTCGAGCAGACTTACAACGTgttacaatattatttaaaataatgctgtggcaatttttaaatacacaaagGCAAAATAGAATGAAAATACTCAATGAACCAGGTAGCCATTACATTAAAGTACATAATAATTTCAATATACGATAACGTGAATGTGTCAACGACCATCCTCTCTACTCGTCAACGCAACCAATGATTCGATATCAATAAACTGACGATACAAGTGCTCCCTAATTTTACGCCAACTACACGATATTTCAATCTTGCTAACACACTGGTATTGAGTTACAAACTTCCTCGATTTCGAGGAAGAAAACGCTACTCGAAAAGTTAGAAGTTAAAACAAAGAAGGATAATGAAAAGAATACCTGAAAATTCCATCAAAACGGAAGACAATTGGGTCGTGTTATTCTATATTCGTTCGAGTACCGTGAAGCAACAGCGATAAGAATTAAATGGCGGTTGGAAGACCAATTTGTGACTACATCGCGTTTGTAAATTAGCATCGATATCGACGGAGCAGTAGAAAGGACGAATCGTGTCGGACATTGGGAGGTGGAAAGTGCAATAAGACCCCTAATTCCGACCGACAACTTGTGTCGGCAAGTTTGCAACTATCATCGCGAACGTCCGCGGTTTTCTACGTGTCCCGCGTAGTTTCGACGATCAGCCATTTCCTTTCCCTGAACGTCTTTCGTGATGAGGGTTTCATGGATCCTAGGACTGGTGGTGGTCCTTTGTGGACTATGGTATACACCTTGCGCCCACGCAGCGCCTCAAACGGCCGTGGGTTTGGGTAAGTCCTCCAGTAAAAATGTTACAGTGCTGCAAAAACAGTTAATTCGTTTATTAAGACCTCTGGCAATTGAAAATCGAGTCAAAATGGAAGACCCAAGAGAAACAGCTTATTCGAGTTACGCGACGaatgtaaatctagcgttaatccTCCTTCCAGTTATTTTAATAATACTAAAACTTCTTGTTTTGGTACGTTTTTGAAATTTACAATTGGAGGTCTGTCGTGGTTAGAGTTCTAACTGCCAGTTTGAGTAATTttcaacactagaactaccgagaagtggtcaaaatgatttctaatttctaataaaaggaATCTGTAAaacaatgaataaacatttatttccattgcgttATACATTTCCTCGCGCATCTATCGTTTAAATTTCTTTGGTACGAATAAATGCACCATAGTTGTCTGGTGGTTCTAGTGTTAAGTGATCGAACATCGACGATTTTCAGGGATCCCGTCATTGAGTACTTTGATGAATCCGAGCAGCATCCAAACGAACTTGCCAAGCTTAGTTGAAAATCTAGTGTCCACGGTCAGTAGTTTCCCCCAGACAATCATCGAATTCGTCCTGCGTATCGTGAGGAACGTGTTCTCCGATATCAGTGTCTGGCTACAGAGCACCCCTTCGACGATCACCTCGGTGATCGATACGTTCCTGGCGCCATTTTCGGTCTTGGGCAACTCTGACGGCGGAAGACTTCGAAGATGGCTGTTATCCACGATGACACTTCTGATCCAGTTCGTGCAAAACAGGATATCGTCGATCGAAAATAACATTATCGACTGGATCGAGCCAGTCTTGATGGAATTGATAAAACGGTTCTGGTACTTCTTGTCCGCTTATGCGATCCCGGCGCTGCACAGAACGCTGAACATAATCGATCAATCGGTGACCTTGCCCCCTGCAATTCACGACATAATCAAAACCATAAACGCCACTTATTCGTTGCTACGGGTGCTCGGTATCTTGGCATAGGCCAAGTAACTGGCTCAACTTTAATTGATTACAGTTATATGTCACGTTTAAACGAAGTCAGATTCCGTGGCTCGAAATACgagcaaaatcaagaataacgaaATTGCACACGATAGAAGTCCAAGcttatttattacaaataattCTTTTGGTACTTAATTTTATTCCTATTCTATACTTTTTATTACCATCTTCCCTATCGTTCAAATTGAATAACGATTTTTAGGTTTAAAAATTGTAGAATGTTCATTCTACACTAATTTAGGGACAAAATATCCTGGTAGGGCTGAAAGGGTTAAAGCGTAGATTTAAGGACGATTGCTGCGGCCATGAAACTTAGAAACTAAGAAATGTAAATGTTGAAAACGTTGATTTCtgtcgaaataaaaataaagaattcGTGAAACatcgtttgaaatttttgttctcCGATCTTCGATTTCCGGGCACAGAGTAAAGAGATAATTCGCTGAAAAATGTATAATCCTACCTGTTATACTTTTTCTTCCTACATTTAATAAGCATAAAAATCTCGATTTTTATAGGTATGCAAAACCGTACATATTCATAGgacattatttttttatatgttttaAAGTATACATTGAATACCCGGAAGCAGCGACATGCATTAGTCATACTGCATATCTGAGCaacgaaaatgtttctatattATTAAGTTCATTTATCTTTGTTTCGAGATATATAAGCTTTTGcgtttcaaaaatattcataagcGCTAATTAGCTGGAAACATGTTTTTAGAGGTTGCGGATACGTAATCTTATCGGTTGTTTATACTTTTCGCTGAGGATGACTGTTCGCGTTGCTACAAAACCGATTCACCGTGGTTCCAAATATATTATAAACAGACTTGCAAGGaacgttcgcgaacggtccggcttcgattttgatgaaacttcgtacacttataaagcagccaaaaataaccgacacgtatttttttttagctgcggtaactcgagtttaaggggtgaaaccaccccttgaagttttggctcgaaacggccatctcgaaaacggaaagacatacgaaaaaattgttaatgggcgaggttgatggtttcttatgtacaataacatggtgttgaaaaatttaacaaaatacaatttgtttataacaaaaaaaaatttatatatatatatttggaaCCATGGTGAATCGGTTTTGTAGCAACGCGAACAGTCATGCGCCTGCAACCCTTCAGCCGGTTTATACCAGCGaacggaaataaataaatattaattacttgGAGCGCGTATCATTTGGCGGAATTTCGTCCATATTTTTGTACATAGCGCGACAGTATCGCGGACACGTCGATAAGGGTTGAATGGCAGCGAAGACAGAAAAATTTGCAATGTTGTCCTCGTGCGTAGAACACACTCGCGAATTAGCATCGATAACTCCCTGTCGAAAGGATATGGAAGGCGGAGAACGTAATAAGATCCCCAATTCTTGGCCGTGGGTCTCGTAGAAACCTTTTCGACGGTCATCCAGCGAACATCGACGGTTTGCTGCCTACGAAAACGTGT is part of the Colletes latitarsis isolate SP2378_abdomen chromosome 10, iyColLati1, whole genome shotgun sequence genome and harbors:
- the LOC143346598 gene encoding uncharacterized protein LOC143346598, with translation MKTSPILALVVVLYGLSWSTSIDASPTPSSITGLELIDDARSIISLLWNDASSFRRTVMSYVEDLESRLTTVPREIMTNIIQYLRALFEQVVSFFGLSGNTLLGFDVSNTSTSGKRRRSIVTGIVYPTNNLLDRLT
- the LOC143346759 gene encoding uncharacterized protein LOC143346759 isoform X2, which encodes MRVSWILGLVVVLCGLWYTPCAHAAPQTAVGLGIPSLSTLMNPSSIQTNLPSLVENLVSTVSSFPQTIIEFVLRIVRNVFSDISVWLQSTPSTITSVIDTFLAPFSVLGNSDGGRLRRWLLSTMTLLIQFVQNRISSIENNIIDWIEPVLMELIKRFWYFLSAYAIPALHRTLNIIDQSVTLPPAIHDIIKTINATYSLLRVLGILA
- the LOC143346596 gene encoding uncharacterized protein LOC143346596; translated protein: MNVSFILVLTVVFSGLLCCVPPIDAVPVPFPNPETHLSLEDSNGGLEDESLSKVWNDTLTLQSSLSTIMKIVMTKFCTIPESSDEPITCFGRSLLPLKHSLLRSILSFLNSSIDLLMDIYNENVDSTVSGRRRRMADNDTTMAVNSLVQLLTHPEGFSSQNLMAIVMDLIKWIWKCLSTQGLPQLHDTLEEVKNSGDITLKGQQLIGVYNIAYSLLEKFDLIGNQ